The Nitrospira sp. SG-bin1 genomic interval ATCGCGCCTCCGGCGCGATCACGGTGGCTAATCCGCCCGTGGCGATCACATACGACGTGCGCCCCATTTCCCCTTCCATCCGCTGAACAAGCGTGTCCACCAGACCGGCATAACCGAAGATGAGCCCCGATTGAATACTGCCCGCCGTATCGATTCCAATGACGGTTTTTGGCCGGGCGAGTTCCACTTTGCTCAGCTTTGCCGCTCTGGTAAACAAGGCGTCCGCAGAAATGGCCAAGCCCGGTGCGATCACGCCTCCGAGATATTCTCCATCCCGACTGACTGCGCAAAATGTCGTCGCGGTGCCGAAGTCGACGATGATGAGATCGCGACGAAACTTCGCATAGGCCGCCGCCGCGTTCACGATACGGTCGCTCCCGATTTCCTTCGGGTTCAGGTATTTCAGGGTCAAGCCGGTATCCATGTCGGATGAGACGGTGAGGGGAATACAACCGAAGGACGTGTGAACCATCGATTCGAAGGTTTCCGTGAGGGCCGGAACGACGCTGGAGATGATCGCACCGGTGATCCGTTCAGGGGCACGCCCGTCTCGAGCCATGAGACTTAGACAAAGAACACCGTATTCATCGGCGGTGGTCTTGGGATCGGTCGCCAACCGCCAATGAGTCAACAGCGTGGATCCGTCAAAGATCCCGGCCACCACGTTGGTATTTCCGATGTCGATCGCGAGGAGCATCGCACCATTCTACCCGGCTCGATGCGCTTTCGCTACTCATCTCAGATGGACGACGTCGGCCGCACGGACATCGATGAGGGGCATCGGTTGTGAACGAGCGGGAGAAGGCAAGGCTCTCACTTGTAGCGCCCCGTCGACGGACAGCGCTTCCGCGATACCGACGATCGGTGGATTGTTCGTGAACTGGACGCGAACGTGACGCCGCAGCGTGGCACAGCGAGCCGTATAGGCCTGCCGCAGCCGGATCGGCCCGGCGGATCGAAGCTCGTCAAGACATTGTTCAAGTTCCAGAAGCAGTTGAGCAATGAGTCGATTGCGGTCGATCGTTCGTTGAGAGGCTTCCATCAGGGAGGCTGCGATCGGCTGCAATTCTTCCGGAAAAGAATCCGGCGGGACATTGACGTTGAGTCCGATTCCAATGACGACGACTGGGTCATTAGTCGTGACCAAGCTGCTCTCGCAGAGAATCCCGCCGACCTTCCGCTCACGGAAAAGCAAGTCGTTCGGCCATTTCAGCGAAAGGGACACGGCGGCCACCTGCTGAGTGGCTTGGGCCACGGCAAGGGCACTGACCAAGGGGAC includes:
- a CDS encoding type III pantothenate kinase, which encodes MLLAIDIGNTNVVAGIFDGSTLLTHWRLATDPKTTADEYGVLCLSLMARDGRAPERITGAIISSVVPALTETFESMVHTSFGCIPLTVSSDMDTGLTLKYLNPKEIGSDRIVNAAAAYAKFRRDLIIVDFGTATTFCAVSRDGEYLGGVIAPGLAISADALFTRAAKLSKVELARPKTVIGIDTAGSIQSGLIFGYAGLVDTLVQRMEGEMGRTSYVIATGGLATVIAPEARSIQHIEPFLTLHGLELLYRRAHGEGLTQWV